Proteins encoded in a region of the Planococcus citri chromosome 1, ihPlaCitr1.1, whole genome shotgun sequence genome:
- the LOC135832160 gene encoding alpha-tocopherol transfer protein-like isoform X2 yields the protein MQSHNFNFAKRKMESNNIEKEEISSEELEDRIAELEKWINDQNLVPKLSENKLKLFLHSCMFDVDNTKSTLISYYKLRIRAPEYFSNRDPTAKNLLDASEIGYSILLPGVTEEGYRVIMVGYFHSDTSNYVFNDLMKRFTMTVDMWLSKLDICPGYLLLVEGKHSAFGHFTSASLDSLKKICIYFQEALPVRLQGVVFVNISPAVNMLLTMVHPFLSKKLHNLIHKYPRGNTDYWKMVPRRILPLELQGEAGSIREMQDATQQDLVDYSKWFQQEDDLIKEIAAEQPKPATANKKLIETLF from the exons ATGCAATCACACAA TTTCAATTTTGCCAAGCGGAAAATGGAGAGTAATAATATCGAAAAGGAAGAAATCAGTTCTGAAGAATTGGAAGATAGAATAGCTGAGCTTGAAAAATGGATAAATGATCAAAACTTGGTTCCAAAATTgtcag agaataagttgaaattattcCTTCACAGTTGCATGTTTGATGTTGATAATACAAAATCAACGTTGATCTCTTATTACAAGTTGAGGATTCGAGCACCTGAGTATTTTTCTAACAGAGAcccaactgcaaaaaatttgctggatgCATCTGAAATCGG GTATTCCATTCTTCTACCCGGAGTTACGGAGGAAGGTTATAGAGTGATAATGGTCGGATATTTTCATTCAGATACATCCAATTACGTTTTCAACGATCTAATGAAAAGATTCACGATGACTGTTGATATGTGGCTTTCAAAACTGGATATCTGCCCAGGATATTTACTTTTAGTAGAAGGCAAACATTCAGCTTTTGGTCATTTTACCTCGGCATCTTTggatagtttgaaaaaaatctgcatcTACTTTCAG GAAGCTTTGCCAGTTAGACTACAAGGAGTAGTTTTTGTAAACATTTCTCCGGCAGTCAATATGTTATTAACTATGGTGCATccttttctttcgaaaaaactTCATAATTTG ATACATAAGTATCCCAGAGGAAACACCGATTACTGGAAAATGGTTCCAAGACGAATATTACCGCTGGAATTGCAAGGAGAAGCTGGTAGCATACGTGAAATGCAAG ATGCGACGCAACAAGACCTCGTCGATTATTCAAAGTGGTTCCAGCAAGAAGATGATTTAATCAAAGAAATTGCAGCTGAACAGCCGAAACCTGCAactgcaaataaaaaattgatagaaacaCTTTTTTAA
- the LOC135832160 gene encoding alpha-tocopherol transfer protein-like isoform X1, whose translation MQSHNYSFNFAKRKMESNNIEKEEISSEELEDRIAELEKWINDQNLVPKLSENKLKLFLHSCMFDVDNTKSTLISYYKLRIRAPEYFSNRDPTAKNLLDASEIGYSILLPGVTEEGYRVIMVGYFHSDTSNYVFNDLMKRFTMTVDMWLSKLDICPGYLLLVEGKHSAFGHFTSASLDSLKKICIYFQEALPVRLQGVVFVNISPAVNMLLTMVHPFLSKKLHNLIHKYPRGNTDYWKMVPRRILPLELQGEAGSIREMQDATQQDLVDYSKWFQQEDDLIKEIAAEQPKPATANKKLIETLF comes from the exons ATGCAATCACACAA TTACAGTTTCAATTTTGCCAAGCGGAAAATGGAGAGTAATAATATCGAAAAGGAAGAAATCAGTTCTGAAGAATTGGAAGATAGAATAGCTGAGCTTGAAAAATGGATAAATGATCAAAACTTGGTTCCAAAATTgtcag agaataagttgaaattattcCTTCACAGTTGCATGTTTGATGTTGATAATACAAAATCAACGTTGATCTCTTATTACAAGTTGAGGATTCGAGCACCTGAGTATTTTTCTAACAGAGAcccaactgcaaaaaatttgctggatgCATCTGAAATCGG GTATTCCATTCTTCTACCCGGAGTTACGGAGGAAGGTTATAGAGTGATAATGGTCGGATATTTTCATTCAGATACATCCAATTACGTTTTCAACGATCTAATGAAAAGATTCACGATGACTGTTGATATGTGGCTTTCAAAACTGGATATCTGCCCAGGATATTTACTTTTAGTAGAAGGCAAACATTCAGCTTTTGGTCATTTTACCTCGGCATCTTTggatagtttgaaaaaaatctgcatcTACTTTCAG GAAGCTTTGCCAGTTAGACTACAAGGAGTAGTTTTTGTAAACATTTCTCCGGCAGTCAATATGTTATTAACTATGGTGCATccttttctttcgaaaaaactTCATAATTTG ATACATAAGTATCCCAGAGGAAACACCGATTACTGGAAAATGGTTCCAAGACGAATATTACCGCTGGAATTGCAAGGAGAAGCTGGTAGCATACGTGAAATGCAAG ATGCGACGCAACAAGACCTCGTCGATTATTCAAAGTGGTTCCAGCAAGAAGATGATTTAATCAAAGAAATTGCAGCTGAACAGCCGAAACCTGCAactgcaaataaaaaattgatagaaacaCTTTTTTAA
- the LOC135832160 gene encoding alpha-tocopherol transfer protein-like isoform X4 translates to MQSHNYSFNFAKRKMESNNIEKEEISSEELEDRIAELEKWINDQNLVPKLSENKLKLFLHSCMFDVDNTKSTLISYYKLRIRAPEYFSNRDPTAKNLLDASEIGYSILLPGVTEEGYRVIMVGYFHSDTSNYVFNDLMKRFTMTVDMWLSKLDICPGYLLLVEGKHSAFGHFTSASLDSLKKICIYFQEALPVRLQGVVFVNISPAVNMLLTMVHPFLSKKLHNLIHKYPRGNTDYWKMVPRRILPLELQGEAGSIREMQGEFFR, encoded by the exons ATGCAATCACACAA TTACAGTTTCAATTTTGCCAAGCGGAAAATGGAGAGTAATAATATCGAAAAGGAAGAAATCAGTTCTGAAGAATTGGAAGATAGAATAGCTGAGCTTGAAAAATGGATAAATGATCAAAACTTGGTTCCAAAATTgtcag agaataagttgaaattattcCTTCACAGTTGCATGTTTGATGTTGATAATACAAAATCAACGTTGATCTCTTATTACAAGTTGAGGATTCGAGCACCTGAGTATTTTTCTAACAGAGAcccaactgcaaaaaatttgctggatgCATCTGAAATCGG GTATTCCATTCTTCTACCCGGAGTTACGGAGGAAGGTTATAGAGTGATAATGGTCGGATATTTTCATTCAGATACATCCAATTACGTTTTCAACGATCTAATGAAAAGATTCACGATGACTGTTGATATGTGGCTTTCAAAACTGGATATCTGCCCAGGATATTTACTTTTAGTAGAAGGCAAACATTCAGCTTTTGGTCATTTTACCTCGGCATCTTTggatagtttgaaaaaaatctgcatcTACTTTCAG GAAGCTTTGCCAGTTAGACTACAAGGAGTAGTTTTTGTAAACATTTCTCCGGCAGTCAATATGTTATTAACTATGGTGCATccttttctttcgaaaaaactTCATAATTTG ATACATAAGTATCCCAGAGGAAACACCGATTACTGGAAAATGGTTCCAAGACGAATATTACCGCTGGAATTGCAAGGAGAAGCTGGTAGCATACGTGAAATGCAAGGTGAATTTTTCAGATAG
- the wbl gene encoding endoplasmic reticulum resident protein 29 translates to MYKFFSISVILYSIFQCISAKGTVTLDSLTFDKILSKFQATLVKFDVAYPYGPKHDEFVKFAESIHNLDNMLMAEVGIKDYGEKDNEDLAKRFNVVDKEKYPVVKLFIQGKKDPITFEAENDEDFTVDKLRSFVKLNNEDIYIGAPGCYEHFDKISREFALEKNAQKRKDLLLKAEGLWDKAEGFQEQKSAEIYVKTMRKVIEKGDKFISAEKERINKILKGDVSKEKKQDFTLRLNILDSFVLVHDEL, encoded by the exons ATGTacaaattcttttcaatttccgTGATATTATACTCCATTTTTCAATGCATAAGTGCTAAAGGAACTGTGACGCTTGATAGTTTAACTTTCGATAAA ATTCTCTCGAAATTTCAAGCCACTTTGGTGAAATTCGACGTGGCCTATCCTTACGGGCCGAAACACGACGAATTCGTTAAATTTGCCGAATCAATTCACAACCTAGATAATATGCTAATGGCTGAAGTTGGAATTAAGGATTACGGCGAAAAAGATAATGAAGACCTGGCAAAAAG ATTCAATGTGGTTGATAAAGAGAAATATCCGGTGgtgaaattattcattcaagGAAAAAAGGATCCAATTACATTTGAAGCTGAAAATGATGAAGATTTCACGGTAGATAAATTACGAAGTTTTGTTAAACTGAACAATGAAGACATTTATATCGGAGCTCCAGGATgctacgaacattttgataaaatatcacGAGAGTTtgctttggaaaaaaacgcCCAAAAAAGGAAAGATTTGTTACTAAAAGCTGAAGGATTGTGGGACAAAGCTGAGGGATTCCAAGAACAAAAATCGGccgaaatttatgtaaaaacTATGAGAAAAGTTATTGAGAAAGGAGATAAGTTTATTTCCGCTGAAAAAGAACGTATTAATAAAATTCTCAAAGGAGACGTCTCTAAAgagaaaaaacaagatttcaCTTTGAGGTTAAATATTTTAGATTCATTTGTATTAGTTCACGATGAGCTGTAA
- the LOC135832160 gene encoding alpha-tocopherol transfer protein-like isoform X3 — protein sequence MESNNIEKEEISSEELEDRIAELEKWINDQNLVPKLSENKLKLFLHSCMFDVDNTKSTLISYYKLRIRAPEYFSNRDPTAKNLLDASEIGYSILLPGVTEEGYRVIMVGYFHSDTSNYVFNDLMKRFTMTVDMWLSKLDICPGYLLLVEGKHSAFGHFTSASLDSLKKICIYFQEALPVRLQGVVFVNISPAVNMLLTMVHPFLSKKLHNLIHKYPRGNTDYWKMVPRRILPLELQGEAGSIREMQDATQQDLVDYSKWFQQEDDLIKEIAAEQPKPATANKKLIETLF from the exons ATGGAGAGTAATAATATCGAAAAGGAAGAAATCAGTTCTGAAGAATTGGAAGATAGAATAGCTGAGCTTGAAAAATGGATAAATGATCAAAACTTGGTTCCAAAATTgtcag agaataagttgaaattattcCTTCACAGTTGCATGTTTGATGTTGATAATACAAAATCAACGTTGATCTCTTATTACAAGTTGAGGATTCGAGCACCTGAGTATTTTTCTAACAGAGAcccaactgcaaaaaatttgctggatgCATCTGAAATCGG GTATTCCATTCTTCTACCCGGAGTTACGGAGGAAGGTTATAGAGTGATAATGGTCGGATATTTTCATTCAGATACATCCAATTACGTTTTCAACGATCTAATGAAAAGATTCACGATGACTGTTGATATGTGGCTTTCAAAACTGGATATCTGCCCAGGATATTTACTTTTAGTAGAAGGCAAACATTCAGCTTTTGGTCATTTTACCTCGGCATCTTTggatagtttgaaaaaaatctgcatcTACTTTCAG GAAGCTTTGCCAGTTAGACTACAAGGAGTAGTTTTTGTAAACATTTCTCCGGCAGTCAATATGTTATTAACTATGGTGCATccttttctttcgaaaaaactTCATAATTTG ATACATAAGTATCCCAGAGGAAACACCGATTACTGGAAAATGGTTCCAAGACGAATATTACCGCTGGAATTGCAAGGAGAAGCTGGTAGCATACGTGAAATGCAAG ATGCGACGCAACAAGACCTCGTCGATTATTCAAAGTGGTTCCAGCAAGAAGATGATTTAATCAAAGAAATTGCAGCTGAACAGCCGAAACCTGCAactgcaaataaaaaattgatagaaacaCTTTTTTAA
- the LOC135832165 gene encoding ran-specific GTPase-activating protein-like, whose translation MESKNKETESDNEGCVETYEPDTHFEPVVSLPLIDPVTLEEDESTLLKFRAKLYRYDSGETPAMWKERGTGDVKILLHNIKKTARIVMRRDKTLKICANHFITSDMKLCKPSTNKKKNWWIWTAATDFADEIAKSEIFAIKFSNEENANLWKEKFIEAQEILQEESTFNKENEKNSSSSESFDENSPVKKRLEKESTEVSESLDKLKLSK comes from the exons ATGGAATCGAAAAATAAAGAGACCGAATCTGATAATGAAGGCTGTGTAGAAACCTACGAACCAGATACGCATTTTGAACCAGTTGTTTCCCTCCCGCTTATAGACCCTGTTACACTTGAAGAAGATGAGTCAACATTGCTTAaatt TCGAGCCAAATTATATCGATACGATAGTGGAGAAACTCCTGCAATGTGGAAAGAAAGAGGCACTGGCGATGTTAAAATTTTGCTCCATAATATTAAGAAAACAGCTCGTATAGTTATGCGTAGagataaaacattgaaaatatgcGCGAATCATTTTA TAACTTCAGATATGAAATTATGTAAACCAAGTACAAATAAGAAGAAGAATTGGTGGATATGGACCGCAGCAACGGATTTTGCAGATGAAATTGCCAAATCTGAAATATTtgctatcaaattttcaaacgaagaaa ATGCTAATTTATGGAAAGAGAAATTCATAGAAGCTCAAGAAATACTTCAAGAGGAGTCAACTTTCAATAAAG aaaatgagaaaaattctagTTCCTCTGAGTCTTTTGATGAAAACTCGCCCGTcaaaaaacgacttgaaaaagAATCGACCGAGGTATCCGAATCTCTGGATAAATTAAAGTTAAGCAAGTGA